acacacacacgaaatcttggatgatgttgctgtgatatttgtgtaccaccatgtgtaaaacataacctgtctgaaaacaaatcaagaaaaccaaataacccttctttgggctggttagtataaaataaaccaaaatcaaaggcttcttcatcgttcttcttatggaccaatcagatcagtgtctaaaacaagatttctgcatcgtccatctcaggactaaatgaaCTTCTTTAttgtccacctttggactgaatggatcagtgtccaaaacaagtgatctcacgcccatgtactagataatgggtgagactggtccatattaaatctcttgggtaccatttttctgtatatactatttgatgcacaaggatttcattgttaatgtactcaagctgtattcccaaacaaaactttgttttccaagatctttcatctcaaactctttgttgagatattcaactgtttggaaaattgtatccagatgttcctaggatattcagatcatatactttgatgattatcaatattgttctcgagaacttgctgtactttcagctcaataccctctactactttcattatccagtggaccatataaatatgcagtcactatatcaacttgctgcaagtctaattttctctcttatatagccagacttatgagaaatctaaaagtatttGCGTCCACCACATGGAAGtatatctcctcataatctattactggtctttgtgagaatccttgtgcaacatcagctttatatctcacgatcctcacaagacccatttatatccactggttttaacatcatatggcgtcttaatcatatggccaaatacgcctttcttccttaaactatttaaccccacgtttccattcaatccaatctgttctacgagtgtgcactcttatattgacgtgggttcatgatcctcgcttatattcataaattcaagtgctaccttgtatgcaaataaatcatcttatgtcgacattccttattggttccattatgttccagacatgatataatcgattgagattcattattatcaggacctttaatactttgcagcttggcgtctcaagctacattgtttggtacctgtaccttagagccggccggccttatcacCATGTCtaggatggtttccttagtaacctcggatttggattttgattatcattctctgcacttttcttttgtttccgaggattcttatcttttggaacctatttggtctaccacgtttcatacgttgtctagactctgtagcaacttgactgtgtctcttcttggacatcaaattcgttggtgctttacaagctggtttatatatgacttagtcattctttttcgggtcagcaaatgtgtctggcatttgattagctagctttgtaaatgtataatctttggacgtctatttcacattctttagtccgaggatcttgccaagacattgatggttgattccattctatttcttttaccattcttttaccagctttattatttttttctcctcctggtcttaaaataatccgtgtacctggcctcaaatataatcacccatagttggctcaaagtactttattattgtgggagaatcatatccaacatatatccccatcctccttttgaggtcccatcttagttctctgtggtggagcaattagtacatagacagcacatccaaatgtcttatgatggggtatgtctggctcttgacccgttaataattgtgataggggatatctatgctcactaaatggcctgatgcgtattaacttaggtgcatgtaaatttcgtgtggcccaagctgtgaatgggagttttgacctcataagttatggtctatcaatcagctatttgcgttttaaaagatttcggccaagccgttcttggtatggacatgtatcacagaattgtccacacttacccccatggacataccataatcatttaaacgcttgggacatgtattcaccagtattatctagacatatagtctttatttatgaaaaaggggctcgtagccgttttactggtgatggcctaatgagtttcccttgtgtacatgctacacacgtgagattctttgggataactcttcttatcttttaatgtgtgccttttgaatatcaattttcgcatcatgtttggaccaggatggccaatccggtcgtgccataaagtgtatattttcgcaggcttttagcctctatcatactgatctatgcatagtctaggtcagtagagaatgcaggtatagtctttaggacttattatggccttgggcgattttatacatatatctgaaggaactctttgtttccttcgcccattgtttcaatatggaaaccattcattcttatatctttaaaactcaataggctgctcttgctcttagagctgggtgaatataaggcatcactgatttctagatgcatacccttaggcaataatatattagcctagccatagtcttctttcagactggcgatacctgctttagtacttatattggcgtttttcagtgtactcatatagaaaaatcattcattcatttaatctaagcagacaatgtaatagaaataaattcaaggagataaaaatcagagaaagcatacaagcaaagcaatcacacaagtttgatgtcgaaatcagattatcaacttgattcttttaggcaatcataagtctcatattccataagatcatcttgatcatgttcgaaattattttcaccatctttatagaccaagtgggtttcaggattcttccctttcagactctctttgatagaggtcacaaaaatgtttgtgagtacttcatatcttagcccaatggtttcccattccacatctatggcacactgatttggtcgagctttgtggtttaaaggatataccacggccactgccttgaccatggctcaaattgggttgatacccacggcctctgccatagtgattcccacggccaaatgtgttatagtggccatggccacgtcctttccaccctccacggccatgaccgtgtggtctatcattctggacgtggttaccttttttttttttcttctgcggccttattggtattaggtaatggggttaatccaggaggtctcaattcactgtttctcatcagtaatcaattattttgcccagctaggaatagactcatccacggacttatagtcctggattctgggattcctccaatcaaatagggcctttggtaataacaccgttctttggtgatcatacctcgatttttaactctgtccaaaggtctagaggattctctatagtcagataatgatctttgagactcttaataagatgatggctaataattaatattgccatgtatcaatctttctcattggcattattgccttctatgatacattcaccaagtctttttgactttaggataatctttgtatccaatgcccaccgtaaataattatctccagagagatttagggcagcaaaatccaggttgattttcgacatctcaaatcatatatcactcaatatttaggtataattttcatgcggccttactcttaaaaacaatcaattcggatttcaatcttgtgaggacaatgagactatcaatcttaaaggcatttaatcaatcagtcaatttctagcaagtctcagcaatactatttctatgtgctcataatattatggtttatcaagactagcaaaaacggattcaattaatcatgcaattagggtttaacaatcaatggattttagcaagactagtaaaaagatttattaatcactcaatcagtttcaaggctgattttagcaatactagaatatagatttcaagcatgaatttcaatgaatcagtttcaaggctgattttagcaatactagaatatagatttcaagcatgaatttcaatgaatcagtttcaaggctgattggtatttagcataaaccatgtgtaaataatttatctagtatccgaatttatcaaacctcaaaaacatataatcagatcaatcaatttaatcgaacttagcatacaatcttaaacctcaagacattagattttatcatgaatctatcaacctagcatacggattctcaattctcaaagacatccaaatcagatcaatataacctatcatacaatttatttagggtttctatttaaaacagatcagattacaaaactattaatcctagcagatgatattaaacctcaagaatcatgcaatcagatcattcggattttaaacaagtaaacctcaatcaatctatcaacctatcggattatataagcaaagcaagctagcaacctatcggattcaatcaatgttttaacaggctggtcggtttaaacaattttaaatcagatgaacaattaaccaagcaggatgagaaaataaatctatcaatttaacggtcaaacaattctagcaacatagcatcagattcaatcagatttaaaacctcaatgatcaaaaccgaaaacagttttgatttcaaaatattcgattagggttttaatatgtgatttgataattatagtataattaattctgatacttatattatttagggtttatagatatagggttagggtttatcggattttaacttgtaaaaaccgatttggggttttaatcatgtaggaacatgatttagggtttggggtatcgaacttttagagcttcgattcactcaattaggatttttgatctattaccctatggttttgattcataaagattagggttttaaggtttcattctttatcaatcaatccatgttcgattatgggttcttaggttttgaattaccttttaaccttagatgattgttgaatcggaccaccaaaggagttgagccgcgagctggacacgaacgggacgcgagctggaatggatcgagtcgcttctatcgggtcgtggacgtcctttgttgcttgatcgggaacgccttgatcgtcggacgcgagctgtctgatgttgtcgcgaacgaggaagaggtcgcgtgctggagctgctctcgcgtcgcgaacgtctgagctaggatcaggaacgccttgggctgaagctgatcggggacgcgagctaGAACAAATgtgggaacaagagacgcgatcggggtttagggttcgtcggatcgccggctagggttagggttttagggttttccgatttgggtattagcttatggatttagagtttcgtactgataacgtgttataaaagtaatggaaaagtctatctttattcataacgtAGAAGTTCCTTATATAGAAGATTataccgtcatagataaataaaaagattacaaatcataatctcttggttataaACCATcaacaatctggttcataacaaacaaacaaatatctTTTATTAGCTGAAACCACGTGTGTATCGCTAGATTTAGATGCAGGCTATAATTATCACTCATTAATCTCTCTATTTATTCCTTACCAATACTTGGCGGTTACTACAACACAACGCATCATCATGGTGTCTTATCTCCGAGTCTCCCTTTCCTTCATATTCTCGGCTTTGCTAATCTCACCGGCTGTCTCGCAGTCATGTTCGTCACAGACATTTTCCGGCGACAAATCATACCCTCACTGTCTCGCCCTCCCCAACCTCAAAGCCTTCCTCCATTACTCCTATGACGCTGCCAACACAACTCTCGCCGTTGTTTTCTCTGCTCCGCCGTCAAAGCCCGGCGGTTGGATCGCGTGGGCGATTAACCCTAAAGCCACCGGCATGGCTGGATCTCAAGCACTCGTCGCCTCAAAAGACTCAAAAACAGGTGTTGCCTCCGTGACGACGCTTAACATCATCTCATACAGCTCGCTTGTCCCGGGAAAGCTATCTTTTGAGGTATGGGACGTAAAGGCGGAGGAGGAGGCGGCCGGAACTTTAAGAATTTTCGCGAAGGTTAAGGTTCCGGCGGATTTAGCGGCGAATGGGAAGGTTAACCAGGTTTGGCAGGTTGGACCTGGAGTGTCACCTAACGGGAGGATACAGCCACACGATTTCAACACTCCGAATCTTAACGCTGTTGGATCGCTCGATCTGAGCGGTGCCACTACAGGGGTATTTGCCTCCGGCGGCGGCGGTGCTGGAAACTCAAGGATTCATAAGAGAAACGTGAGTTTGATTCTACttttgaaaccattttttcttttaagaatTAACAATTTGAATATGAATCTGACAGATCCATGGGATATTGAATGCGGTGAGTTGGGGAATTTTGTTTCCGATTGGAGCAATGATAGCAAGATACATGAGAATATTTGAATCCGCAGATCCTGCTTGGTTTTACGTCCACGTGTCATGTCAGTTCTCTGCTTATGTCATCGGTGTTGCCGGATGGGCCACCGGACTCAAGCTCGGCTCCGAGTCTAAGGGAATTCAGTTCAGCAGTCATCGCAACATCGGCATTGCTCTCTTCGCTATAGCAACGCTTCAGGTAAACCAATGCTAATCCTCATTAGATTCATTTGTGTGGAAACACTGCGCCTGGGCCAATAGAAAAAGATGTGTTTGTTCTCTTGTTCAACTATATGTTTGTCTTGTTTAAAGATGTTTGCGATGCTGTTGCGGCCGCGGAAGGACCACAAGTTGAgatttttttggaatatttacCACCATGGAGGTGGACACTCTATCCTTATCCTTGGAATCATCAATGTTTTCAAAGGTCTTAGCATCTTGAACCCAGAGCATACTTACAAGACTGCTTATATCGCTGTGATTGCTACTTTGGGAGGCATTACTTTGCTCTTGGAAGCTGTTACTTGGGTCATTGTCCTCAAGAGAAAATCTGCTAATTCGAACAACCCTCCCAAGCCCTGAGTAATTCAAATGATCGCTCTTTTTATCTCTTTAAGTTACAAATGCGTTGCTTTATCTCCCACTTTTGATTCATCTCTAGACGTGGCTTGTGTTTGATGATGTTGACTTTTGGTGTTTATGTATAGTAGGAGAAAAAACCTCATGTATTAGTGTTTCTTCTTTGTAGCTTTGTCTTTTGTTTCCTTGTTTATGTGACTGGCTCAGAAGTTTTATTTTGTAGgattattttttatcattcaTGTTTAGTAAAATCCCcactaaaaataatttcaaaattaattaagacaaattcaaaaaatctaaaGTGTACGAGCTTGCCTTCCGGCTTTACTTGTGGGGCACAACACCTGTCATAAAGTTCTTATTTTCGGTATTTTTCTAAGCAAGTGTTTTAACTTTATAGCGTCCACCTACTACCGAATCACTTTTAGTTACAAcgtctttcttttttattcttttctttttgtgcagaatgaaattcaatttttttttaacactaatttattatgatcttgcaattatgatatgagaaagattacataaacgattcgacaaccgacaatactacctgccttaagaagacctacgcctaactgcatcacctgagccgtcgtATGAAGATCCATGTCTggccagatttacttgcaccatgttgaagatctcttgtaagcatttcttccgtagtctgcataattgtttaataaatcgttatctccgggacttgaaacctggattttcTGTAATTTGCAGTAAATTGCATAGTGTGGAattcgaaccccagacctgAGTGTAGAAGCCTTTGAACCTTAACAAGTAGGCTACGCTGCTTCCGCGATAAAATTCAAATTCTAGTGGAGATctctttttaagttttcaacgttttgttttttttttttctaaaagttttCAACGTTTCCACTTTCTTTCGTAAAGGTGGGGGGTCTTTCCTGGATTGACTCGTTGACACAAGTCACCCtcgaacaaaataaaaataatgtacTAAACAGAATCTTTATATATGGCGTATTTGGTTTGCAGTGTGTGAGAGTTAAAACGCTGTTAGAACCGACAACTGTCGATAAACTAGTAAGAAGAAGATATGAGAATTCGTCGGTGGGTCGAGACAAAAACGTTTATTAGATCATAGAATCGTTCGGTCGATTTACAAATAAGGAAATAAGTGGTAGAAAGCAAGCCGGCGAAAGCTAGTTCGCCGGAAGGTACAAGTCGGCGAGAAACAGAAAtgaaaccctagttctagccgaaAGTAAGTGTCTGGTGATTTGCGGATCCCTTTCTCGTTGCTTCTTGCTTCTCTTATATAGGCGATCAGTCGATGACCTAATTCGTCTTCGCTTGATGGGCCTTCTGTCGATTGGGCTAAGCTGTAGGGCCGCTGGTTCGAGTCGTCGAACCGACCGCTTTCAGTCGCTTGTTTGATCGACTTAAAGTAGTCTTGAGCCAAGTTGATCGGTCGCAGACGAGCCGAATCTTTTCCACAAGGTCATGGCTCGGGACAACTATCCTGTGGGCCTTTTGGGAGTCAGGCCCATAcccaacagtaagtccccctAGTTCACTGGTGAGTAGCGTAGTCGAATCAGTTAATTTGGAAGTAAGGTCTGAAGGCTAGATGTTCTAGATTCGTGATCTCGCTCATTTCTTCGATTGGATGCGTCACGCATCTTCTTGCGACTGATCGCTGGATGCTGTGTCTGGGCGTCGAGTCGTTGGATTTCGTCGGTTTGGGCAAACCGACGGTTTTCTTCGGTTTTGGGCATAACCACTGGTTTTGGCCTAAACTGGTTCCGGTCTGCCTCGAAAAGTCGAAGAGTCGCGAGACAGCGTGGATGTCCATGCGCTTTAATGGGCCCATCTAGGCCCGTTTAGCCCTAATGATGACGCCTTGGGAGACGCGGTACCCTTTCCTTATAAATACCCTTCTCGCCTTTCATTCTTCTCATTCTTCTGCAGACtcaggtactttctctctcctctcttccaCTTCTCTCTCTAGCTTTTGATCGTAGATCTTTTTAGGAAGCGTACGAGTTGTTCTCGATAATCTTCATGTCGTCGGGCGGTAGGTTATCTCGTGAACAAAAAGGGAAAGCAGTGGCGGCTAGTTCGAATCCTAGTTCGAGTTCTGTGAGGGACGCAGTCGGAGATCCTCTCGCCACACTTGAGTCGATTCATCGCGAGGCTATGATGGATACTGAGAATATGGACACGCCGCAGTGAGCTTTGGTTGCCGAGTCAGCGAGGCAACTTCGCGAAGAAAGAGTGCACGCCGCATCCGATGCTCAGGGATGCTCAGGATTGCGCGAGAGACGGTCGTGCGGAGCGAGTGACGGGGAAGATACTCCTCCTGACTTTGTTCCAACCTGCTACCATCCTGGTGGGATCTTCGAGGAACTTCCATCATTAGCGTCGGAGTTGATGCATTCTCCGACCGCAAAGGGACAGTCTTGGGGAAACGTCGAACAGACTTGGTCGACTCCGAGCAGTGTGAAGATTCTACTCAGAAGGTGTAGCGGAGTCGGGGTGACTTTTCTTATCCCCACGAAGGCTCATAGGCCGTGGTCTCTGCCGATAGGGTTCTAGTGTGTTTATGAGTCATACTTTGAAGATGAGACGAGACTCTGGTTCACGATTCCTCGACTCCTGACGTCCTATGCGAGGCGTCGCGATGCAGCAATTTCCCAATTCCTGAATGGCTCATTTCGTCTTGCAGTCGCGATGATGGTGAAGGCAGCAGAGATCGATGTGTTGATGAGCGTCCGAGCTTTCGAGGAGCTGACGTATCTTAAATCGATGGGAGAGGGACTTTTCTCGATTCAGATGAGGCCGAACTATAACGTGATGGCTGGACATCCCAACAAGACGTCTGACTGGCAGCGTTATTATTTCTTCGTTAAGTCGGATGGGTTTTCCTTTGAAGACCCGCCCGACGACAGCTTTCGAGCTTTATGGAACCCCAATCTTGGTAGAATGCAATCATTAGTAAGTGATGACTTTGATTTCTCGTTTCTTATCACTTCTCTTTTTTGTTGTGCAGTTGACCATCCGGATACGGCCACTTATCCCGAAGAGTTCATAGCGAGTGCTCGCGCTGTCGCATCGCTTTCTCAAGATCGATGGGAGAACATCACTGTCGAGAAGATTCGACGTCTTTCCGACAGGATTTCCAAAAGTAAGCTTACACGTACATTTCTGTTGTTCTTTTATTTCGTCATGATAACTCGAACGTTCGACTCCTCGCAGGGGAATGGAGGTCTGACCTATTTCCCACTGTTGTTGGCAACAAGCGATGGCTTTCGTTGTTTACTAAAGCAGAGCAGAAGCAGATCAACGCAGCTAGGAAAATGAAGGCATTACCGGATCTGAGTGCGATTCTTGGAAAGAGGTTGGGGGGTTCGTCGAGTAATGAACCAATGGTAGTTTTTAGCGAGGCGATTCGAGAAGAAACTTTGGCTGCGAGTCCTCGTTCGGCAGCGGTCCCCGATCCATTGGATACCGAGCTCGCGGAGGAGAGCCTTGCTCCAGAGGTCGTTGAACCGGAGAAGGTTAATAAGAAAGGAAAAGAAGTGGGCTGCTTCCGGTCCTTCCGTTTCATCAGTCGAAGGGGTTTGGCGGATGCGCAATCAGACGAGCCTCCTAagaaaaagacgaagaaaaagaagaagaagaagtgatgCGCCTCAGTTCATGGATCAGTACATGAAACCGGACCAGACTGAAGATCAGACCGTTCAGAACGACTCAGCCGAGGTTCGTCTATCCGACCTTGACGATCAGGACGTTCGAGCTGTGTATCGTCTCGACCCGCTTACATCTGGAATGGAGCTTCAGCCAGATCTACGACCAGATGTCCGAACTAACCGCACCAGAGCTCGTCCTTCCCAACCATCTCGACAAGCCAAAGCCAACAGCCGAGCCAGACTTGACTTAGGTCGTGAGGTTTCCCAAAACGGTCACGACTTCTCTCTTTTGGGCCGTTTGGTTCGTACTAAGTGTCCTAAAGGCCAAACCGACGGACTGTCTTCCATGTCTGACGCACTGAAGGATTTCTATCACTCAGATTTCTCTAAGGCACGAATTATCAAGCTATCTGAGGACTTAGGCCGCATCAGTGCACTGCTTGATCACCCGGCGGACTGTCCAGACCGTCCCGCGTTCGTCCAGCTCCTTACCGTGATCGAACCAACTTGGTCGGATGAATCTAGACATCAGCCGAAGGGTCACCTTGACCAGATCTGATCTGAAGAGTTTATTTGACTGCCTTTCAACATTCTCAGTCAACTTTGTCATTTCCtaagtgttttatttatgtctTGTTTTGACCACAAGTAGTATAAGTATGTAAACTCTTTCTCATAATCAATGAATCGATTTTCTTTCAAAGTttatgagtttatctctttgttcttcgcTTAGAACAGTCTTGTTTCTTGTCGAGTGATTCTCCAAGTAAACAAATCTACCCTTGTTGGTCTTGACGTAACATTTTAAACCACAATCGAAGCCGGTAGTATCAAGAGGTCTTTCCACAACCTTTTGTGTCGCCTTTCAAACCACCTAGTTCTCCCATTTTTGGtgagttcatatccaaaatcCCGTTGAGTGATCCTGTCCGAATCTAGGACGTatcaaagtggtatcagagccactcaaccGGTACTATCTATCCATCAatcttctcatcttccatttttttctaactcttttcatcttcttctttctatctCAAATCCGGGCCATCTCTTTACCAGTCactagtttataaaaaaaaaagaaaagagatctatataaaaaaaaaaagagaaaaagaatcaAAAAGTTCGATTAGTGGctaggtggtggaagagaaatcctgctggctgaagagaaacccaACCTTAtagtggttaaaacggatt
The window above is part of the Brassica napus cultivar Da-Ae chromosome C8, Da-Ae, whole genome shotgun sequence genome. Proteins encoded here:
- the LOC106415646 gene encoding cytochrome b561 and DOMON domain-containing protein At4g12980-like, giving the protein MVSYLRVSLSFIFSALLISPAVSQSCSSQTFSGDKSYPHCLALPNLKAFLHYSYDAANTTLAVVFSAPPSKPGGWIAWAINPKATGMAGSQALVASKDSKTGVASVTTLNIISYSSLVPGKLSFEVWDVKAEEEAAGTLRIFAKVKVPADLAANGKVNQVWQVGPGVSPNGRIQPHDFNTPNLNAVGSLDLSGATTGVFASGGGGAGNSRIHKRNIHGILNAVSWGILFPIGAMIARYMRIFESADPAWFYVHVSCQFSAYVIGVAGWATGLKLGSESKGIQFSSHRNIGIALFAIATLQMFAMLLRPRKDHKLRFFWNIYHHGGGHSILILGIINVFKGLSILNPEHTYKTAYIAVIATLGGITLLLEAVTWVIVLKRKSANSNNPPKP